Genomic DNA from Urocitellus parryii isolate mUroPar1 chromosome 5, mUroPar1.hap1, whole genome shotgun sequence:
AGAAAAGATAAGAAttgctagtgaggatgtggagaaaagataTGCTCATGCATTATTAGTGAAAattcaaattagtacaaccactttggaaagcagtatggagattcctcaaaagactagaaatggaacaaCCATAACTGTCAGTGATGACAGTTCTTGGTATTTACTCAAaagaattataattaatataaaatagttaCAGGCACATCAATTTTTACAGTgtcataattcacaatagccagggtATGAAATCAGCCTTGGTGCTTATACACAGATGgaattgtaaagaaaatattatatatatatatatatatatacacccacacaccacacacacacacacacacatacacacacacacaccacacacacacacacacacatacacacacacacatcacacacacacacacacacatacacacacacacaccacacacacacacacacacacacacatacacacacacacatacacacacacacaccacacacacacacaatgcaggtttttactcaaccataaagaagtaaatgaaaaaaaatattttaatagcactTATATtatcacattaagtgaaataagctagactcggaaagtcaaaggtcaaatgttctcccTCATGTGAAAGCGAGAGCACAATATGGAAacaaagggaaaaggggagatgGCATCCCACGAAAATAGGAAGATCATTTAAGCAAAGGAATAGGATAGAAGTAAAGggatatataaagagaaaagggaggaactatagAATAAAATTGAAGAGAACAGACAATTAACATATAATATACCATAgtgattttcatatatatatatatatatatatatatatatatatatatatatatatatatatatatatacatataaagcaccaatttaaaataaataaataggggaaaGACACACAGagtagaaggaaaggaaaagaaagagagagaaggggaggggaaaacaaagtactggaaattgaaataactcaaattatattctatgtgtGTATAGTTATCTCAAAAATAAtctcaatattatatataactgtcatgcacaaaatatgtaaaatctgcttgtgtgtatgtgtgtatatgtgtacatatatgatgTTGATAGCTAACAAGCTTTATTGTGGTAGTCACTtcaccaaatacatgtatactgAAATATTATATTGTTCACCTtgtgtacataaaatatttacttgtcaattatgcctcaataaacCTGAAAAATACTATATTACTACATCAAAATATACACATAGACACTGACataaataaaaactcagaaagaatataaatacatataaatttaaagttCCATCTCAAAGTAGAGAATTAACAAAGATGGaataaatattcatttggaaaaatggtGGAATTGAATGTATAGATCAAAAGCACAACTTCAAATTGATAAGAAATCTAAATGTCTATAAAAAAGTCATATaagtacaaaaaagaaatcataggTGAATTTTATATAACCCAAGTCTGAGGTCTCAAATATGACTAAGTATAAATGGAAATACATGTGCTACATAATATACTAtgccccccaccacacacactaaGCATTAATGAAATACAAGTGAGAAAACTGGAGACAAGTATTTTCTAAAATACCATAAATCAATAGTTGATATAAAAagttgttaaaaatgaaaaaaagccaggggtaatggtgcacacctatgattccagcaacttgggaggctgagatagaaggattacaagtttgaggccagcctcagcaacttagcaaggccctaagcaacttagtgagattttgtcttaaaataaaaaataaaaagggatagggacatggctcagtggcaaagtgtcctgttgccaagaaagaataaaaattaaaaaataaagaagaaaggccTGTGATTCATGGATGGCTACAAGACACGTAGTCCTTAGATAGTGACTCTTATACACCATTTCTCACTAAAGTGAATGAGAGGCTCTTGGGAAATGATTGATTCCAAGTCTGCAAGAGGAAAGGCACAAATCAAATCAGGTCCacctttaatattcttttctggAATGCAAGGCATTTTTCAAAGTCTGAAAAAGACTTGTGAAATATGTAGAAAGTTGTACTTGCTCCAGTTGGGaatatttaaggagaaaaaagtcaataataaattacaaaacattaaattcaggaaaaaaagagaagctaCAATTCACTAATGTTcctgaaaatatcagaaaatgagaagagaaCTAGGGAGCTCTTCTTTAGAGAAGAATTCTAGTGAAccaatataaaaaggaatgacaGGACTAGAAAATCATGGTTTATATCAATTTACAAATTTAGTAATGCTATCTGGCAAGAATCATCAATGGATCTTGAAATCATTGGTAGAAAGTCTGTTGAGAATTTCTCTGTTAGGAATTATGGCATTCTAAACAGAAAATATGCCTTTGTAAGGATTAGCTTTTTGCTACACTAAAACTAGGGGGAAAATCTGTGATTTGGACAAAAGAGAATATAATGTAGTTTGAATTaattcaacttaatttttttaaatggtaatcTCTATTGCCCATGCTGCCCTCAATCAAAATCCTGGATTGTGCCTCAAACTCTAGAGGAATTGAACCTCTAAGTGTGTTCTgacttaaatttgaaaaaaatattcctctCAGAAGAGATGTTAAGATTTCAAAGATAAAAGTCAAGAGTGTTGTCAGAATGTTAACAATGTCAAAATCTTAGGGAATCTAGATAGTGGTATTATGTAAGCATGAATATGAACATAGCATGACTAGTTTTTTGTGGGTAAACTTGATTGGATCATGGAATTCTTagctgggtgtgtctgtgagattgtttttatatgatattaacatttctttacaataaaattacttttaggtATCTACTGTCTATGTATCTAtgaatgtatgtatttatgtacatttgtatatatatatatatatatatatatgtgtgtgtgtgtgtgtgtgtgtatgtagctATGTATCTATCCATACCTCTAGAGCTAATTGGTCCTGTTCCACTTAAGATATTTGACTAATAGAGAgagacaataaataataaagaaaaaaaaattctctgtaaaATTTGTGAATGGTAAATATACtgagaataaaaatcaaagtataaGCTTtgggaaataattcaaaatgtcaGGAATGAGCAAAAATTGAATCTTAGAGTGAACATTTTATATagtaaataaactattttattgaataaaatctCTGTTATATAATTCCATATTAATGGTAATCTTAAGTTTTTTAAATACTACTTATTACATTTCACGTATTGTATTCCTACATTTGTCTCATGAGAGAAAAAATTGAATTGGAATTCAAATACAtgcataaaataacattttattttgttaatcaaCTGAGATAATAAATTGCAATAAATGTAATATGGAACTTTCCCAAGATCCGTTGCAAACAGAACAcataaaatgaaactttattgAAAAGCTATTAATGTTACTAACAATTTTGTgaacacttttttgtttttaatgtttttataaaattgtttgtTTGGGGGGCAGGTATTAGTCTCTTTGACTATAATACTATCAACAacattaaaatagtaattttgaggttatatatgtttataatatatattaatacatttttaatatattttatgtattttagtgCATCATCcttacaggtttttatttttaaattttatttactctttttcttttttctttcttttctttttttttatttacaggcactagggattgaacccatggccttacacatgctaggtagcTCCACTGCCGAGCTACACCAAGTTATATTTTGACACAATTTTACAATaggatttaaaaatctttcctgaTATACTGGTACTTCACAGGACTGTGACTCATAAAATCAGGTATACAATCTCTCTTTTTCTACGTCTCccaatcaaaaaatttaaaaaagtactttcataattttaaggtttcttttctttgtttatcGTTTTCTCCCTTTTATCCCTTCTACCCCTCTGTTTTtcttgtctctctcctctctcttcagTGTCTCATTTATCGAGTTCACtgtaaattaatcagataaaACATTGACAGTCCTGTAGTAGTTGACCCCTCTTCCTAATATACATTTTAAGGACAAAGACATTGAGTTTCAAAAAAGCAAAGTGATCCAGGACATCACAGAAAAGTAGAAACAGCAGTCTGGTAGCTCTCCCTGAACTCAAGTCAACAAGCTTTTCAGTATCATATAGAGTCAcctaatatttctctctctctctttccctccccccagcCTCTTTTTCTACTCCCTGTCTCTCATCTCCACACtccttctctcatttctctcattACTAAAATGAGTACTTTTTCATTGTCCTGTCTTTCATCATATTTATCACACATTTCCAATAAGAGATCTATGGAAGtaaagggaaaatttaaaatcataaagcaatttaaaaattatttcagaaatactgagagaattttttttcacaattggTAGTTTGTTCTCTAAatttacatgtatgaatacatgtatttttcactttaatattctgaaattttaaaatttctgagaatTATCAAAAACATGGATAAATACAACATGGTATTCACTCTTTCCACATACTGATAAAATAACGCATGTGTTaccatttgttaatattttaacatataccCTGGAGAATTGGAGAGTGAATTGGGAGGAGCTGGACAGTTAGTATTGGAATTGACAGCTTTAACAGATGCTTTTATTCAAACTTAGATCAAAATCAGCAGAGTGATAATTCAGAGATAATCAAGCACCTGGCTTGGATGGTAATTAACAGAAatcaaaaagaactaaaaatagtgtgggcttttttttaatgttccaaGCAATTGTGCAATTCTAAAATGTTATTACTCTCTTCTTGGTGGTTTATAAAATGGGGTTTCTTGCAAACTAGCAGATAAGAGTTGAgaatttatttaacttaatttgaagaaaataaatgtgatatcTCTTAAACATTTGAACTTGTGCTTACAAAGACATTTTATAAGATTTAAACCTATGTATAAACACAGTTGTTCACAAATAATAGTCATTTTTCAGTTGTTAACGTTCCCTTGATTCCTTCTTCATGGagtaaatcattttgaaataatccCACTGCTTGAGAAAGACTATATGGGAGTTGAAAAGCCAGTCATTCCATGCtgaatacatatatcaaaatatttattgtacCCAATaagtaagtacattttaaaagttagaaatccATCTCCTAAATAGGTGGCTCTGAAATGATCCACaatagtttttttatatatatataaatgctttaTATTGTTTCTGTAAAGATACACAGTGcataatttctcttttgtttaagaTTGCATAAGTGTTAAATAATTAAGAGTCAAGTGAAGCATCTTAAATTGAATGAACCCTTTGATACCCTCTTCCCTGGCATCTATGACTTCCTACCTCATTAAATGTTTGAAAACAGCATTGGATGAAGCTGCTTTACTCATGGAAACATACTTCTAGTATAGAATGTGCTATATTTATCTTGGCATCTCTAGTTATTCTGAACCCACTGAGGATACAAAATTCCtacttgttttttatgttttaaatttgtttttaattgaatgaCAGGAACCAGGTGTGAAATTAAGAGACTTGTGACCCCTTGGAGACTTGCACTAATTATAGCAAAGGGGACATGAATTGTGGCTGAGCAGGTGCAAGTTGAATGTACTCCCAGAAAACAAGGGGATGTTTACATTTGCCTCAGGTCAAGGCAAATACTTTATAAACTTTCCCCAGACTGATTGGAGGAGCATTTGTTTTGAACACAGTCTGTTCAGTACTCTTACCATTATCAGTTCTTGAGTACATTTCTAAGGTTTAATCaactatattaatatttatcaattttaatatgaaattatctCTTGATTTTCCTCTGCTGGTCACTATCATCTTTGTATCTCAGGAAGAAAATTCTATTCTTTCACTAAATGTACCTGCTTCTCCTGGCTACTATCAAGATGGGGATTTCATTATTGGTGGACTCTTTTCCCTAAGAGTGACTGATGATAACACCAGATTTGGCTTTAAAGATAATGTGTATAtacaagaaaatgtttatatgtaaGTGTATGACTTCTCTTAAGTTCATAAGAAGATCTAAAAAGCACTCTATAGTTGAGATTTACTTTTCTTTGAATAAAGGTAaaagacatggttttgagaatttttcttaacatatatCCGTTTGAATTGGTTTGCTTTGCATATTGCCATAAGTAATCTAGTAAACTATGTTTTCCCAAAATTTGTCCTGTTATCCAAAGAAGAATAACTGAATTTAATGCTGGTAATTTTCTTCTGGATTCACCGTACTCACTCAGTCACAACCTGTACATcaaaaaagtcaaattttaaattttatgtactCTCAATCTGATATTTTTAGGCATCAAATTTCTCAACATTTTCAATATgatatctcatttatttctttgattattatgtgtatttttgtatgtgtgcattctttgatttttatctcttctaggaaaaaaattcagtaagCTGTCTTTCTACCTTTGCCTACTAGGGATCTAACTAAGCATTATCAGCACCTGCTGGCCATGGTTTTTGcaatagagaaaatcaacaaGGACCTGAATATATTGTTCAATATGTCTCTGGGATTCCATCTCTTCAATGTTGACTTTATTGAGACGAAGGCAGTGAAGAGTTCCATGTCTTTGCTTTCAGGAAAGAGTCCTCCAATTCCTAATTATGACTGTAGATCTGAGAAGAGAAACAAGTTGGTGGCTGTTGTTGGAGGTGTTTCAACACAAATAACAGCTCAGAGTTCTCAGGTACTCAGTCTCTACAATGTACCCCAGGTAAATGAAAAATTCTGACTTTTGAtattaaacataataatatatGCCAAAACTCAAAATTATTCTTAGGAAAGCTGTAGGACTTCTTAAAAATGTACACTTTAATTAtcttttattctctaaaatatatttatttacaacaaaaattgcttgtgtaaaataaaattagcGTTTGAAAAccttaaaatgtagaaaaacataCAGATAAATTAACAATAATAGATAATCTCCCCAGCCAAAGAAACTATCTTTTTAGTAATTGTTGCTGTTAGCACCCAGACTAATTTTTGTATAGAATGAAAAAGCATCATAAATATATTGGGAAGGTGGTACTCAGTTCACATGTTGTCTTTAATGTTTTCAGATGTACTAATGCTATGAACATATTTAACCTATCATCACTTTCCTTCAATTTAAGTTTAAATTGAAAtctaatatttctttctataaaagtTATTTAGCTGATTTATGATCaggcatttaggttgttttcaatCCTCCTCTATTATGAAATCTATTTCAATTCACATTCTTGTTtttcaaagtatatatatatatatatatacatatatatatgtatatatatatatatatacacacacaacatatacatcagtgataactttctataaatatttttctcattgcttTCAGTCAAATTAATTCATGTTTCTATTGGTTAAAAAATTGCTATTTAGAAACATCTTCCAGTTATAGTTATAGTGCATGAGTATCTCAGTTATTACCCTTTTAATATTGCTAGAGTAATTGTTAAAAACTTTGTCAATGAAGTTTAGGTATTAGTGGggttttttctgttttatttttacttcttatgcttatcagttaattatatttcatttttgtgtcttTACAAACTCACCTTTGGTTATGTAATAGTGGGAAGGGAATTTTTTTGTTCTCATtggttttaaaatctttctttttaccCTTTCCTTATAAGCAAATGCAatctttcaaaatgtatttaagaaactaagtgggtttttttgtcacacaaaatttaaatacttatgtttataattaataatttaaaagttgttCTGCAATTTattgaaggaaaatattaaacataaatatatttctgttagCCACATACATCCATAATCAAGTTCAAAAGACCACAaaagaggctgggattgtggctcagtggtagagcacttgcttagcatgtgtgaggccctgggttctatcctcagcaccacatataaatgaataaaataaaggtccattgacaactaaaacaatattttaaaaaagaaaacaaaaatagcataatgttattcatctattaaaattacttattttgtACATCTATTAAAAATTGCTTTACTAATgctttctgctttcttcctcaAAGTAGATGCTTAtctttatgcttttattatttctttttctcttctcaagaaatatttaaagcaacCATTCACATAGTTACAAGCATTTAATGAGCATCTGTGTTGAACAATCATGATTTTGAACTGATAAACATGAAGGGTCTGTTAAGCACTCAAGTGTAGATGCCTTTTGAGCCCTTGGATACACAGATCTAGGTTTGGGGTTAAATTTTTATGGTGAGCATGTAAATTTAGGAGATTATTTAGAGAATGTATATTTATGGAGAAAGGGAAAATATCTGAGTCTGAGTCATTGAGTCCTCTGTTTATTGACTTTGAAGAGATATGGAAGATTCAGTAAAATAGAATGATAATgtcatatcctggaaattaattaTGGAAATGCAGTCCTGGTAACTAAATTAGAAGCATGTTTCAAGAAAAAGCATATAATCAATTGTGCTACATCGATGGTAGATAAAGTAAATTAAGTTCTGATGATTTATCATTTGATTTAGCAGATTAGGTAATCAGTGACTTCATTTTTCAAAGCTTGAGAATGGTCAGCATACTTCATGGAGCAGGTTAAAGACAACACTCGAGACATACAGGAACAGCCGTTTACACAACTCAATTGAAGAACTTTATGAAGAAAGATAGCCACATGAGAAAAGATAAATAGTACAAATGGATGAAAAGCATATGAAGTGAGGGGAAAATaattagacttttttttcattttgggataATGGGTTATGTATACTAAGGCTAGGAGAGAGGTGTAGGGACTTGTAAAATttcatacatttctttttctcatgaaTTGTAAAATGCTTAATGTACTTTTCTTTCTcaataaatttgataatttatttatgaCTTCAACTTAAAAATCTAGAGTGATAGCATTTCATTATTTCAGTGGCTCAAAAGTGTAGGTAAAGAAAGGTCATGGGAAATTCTGAAGTTGAAAAAATATCTTTGTGGATATATCTAGTAATATCTAGTAAAACTAATGAAAACTTTTGGtgctttttaaagatatatattttttaaaagggaaaggtACATATAATGTAAGTAGTATTAGTAATAATTGACATATAGTTAAGTGGTATTTCTTAGTGAACTTAATTAATCACAAATTCTATTTCATAGTACCTGTAAGAgatggaagaaattaaatcatTTGTGAATAAACATCATTAATTTGTATAAACTGTAACTTTGTGCTCTGTATAGATCAGCTATGGTCCATTTGACTACAGCCTCAGGGACAGAGTCCATTTCCAGTCTCTCTACCAATTTCCCATGAACCCTACAGCTCTATATCAGGGATTTATTCAACTAATGATGCACTTTGGTTGGATCTGGGTTGGCCTTGTGGTTCCAGATGACATCAGGGGAGAAATGTTCCTCAGGGATATGACACAAGAAATGATCAACAGTGGACTCTGTGTTGCATTTGCAGAAAGAATTCCAGAGTTTCCTGCCATGGATACTATTAATAACCAAATttttgtggaaagatttacattttcaaatgtcaCTGTAGTTTTTGGAGACAcatattctcttctgagatttGTGTATAAAATCTTTTGCAATATTATATTTGGTAATGTCTGGGTCACAACTTCTTATTGGGATATAACTATATCACCATTTGGACAAAAGCTAAGTTATACATATTTTGGTGGAGGATTATCATTTTCAGTACACATGGATGAGATTCCTGGTTTTGAGGGTTTTCTCAAAAATGTTCAGCCTGCAAAATATCCCCAGGACATCGTTATCCAGGATGTGTGGTCTATACTATTTGAATGTCCATATTTGGATCAACATGGAATCAGGGAATTGAGTAAATGTGAACAAAATGGCACCCTGGAAACTCGAGGTCTGCATGTTTGGGATATGAATACATCACCCCAGAGTTACAATGTCTATGGCGCTGTGCATGTCATTGCCAAGGCTCTTCATGAAGAACTGTCACTCAAATTGGAAGAAGAATCACTTGACAATGGTGCAAATGTGGCTCCTCATCCATGGCAGGTAGCAATAGTCCATTCTAATGTTTTTTTGGGCAAGGGGCCAtaaattgccttttctttttcttgatacaTGAACTTTGCATTGTTTTACATTAGAGGAAAGATActttattttgtacatatttctttatttttaaaatactagtaaTTAATCCCAGCCATCCAACTCcaactgcatttatttttttgtgacacACACATTCTCTTGGTGTTATTTATTATTCCCAAATAATCTAtacctctatctctctctttgcATCATCTAATTATTACTCTATAATAGTTACTTTCTATAAATTTTGACTTAAGTGGATAATAATCTGGATATTAATTTTAGAAcctttcttataaaatttaaatgtatactttaaTATAAATCCTCTATGAAATGAAATATCATAAATTAATGTGAAGAAtaaatcagttaaaaataattggCAATAAACAGGTCATTTTAAGGCATTCTGTAAACTTTCTAGTTGAAACATCCTGAGAAATTTAAATTGGTATAGAATAGCTTATTGATTTTCACTGTTATAAGAGTAATGTTCAGCTTTCCTTtcaaaaatgcataattttaaaacaaaaagtttctaTGAAAATATCCCTGATACTTGCAATAAGTTACATAAAGTTCAAAGGAAGTATTCAGAAAACTATGGCTTATattcttaaagaattaaaaatcctattttattGACATTAATATCTTATAATTTAAGTGGTTTATGTTTGTATAAGAATAGCAGTGTGTAACTTAAGGAACCATTATTTATGAAGCTTAAAATTCATCACctgaatttccagtttttttttcttttagaattaggAGCAAATGCTTAAAGAATCCTGGTTTCATGACTGATTAGATGTGTGACAAAAAATTCAGCAtcctaatttataaaatagagataatattagTAACTAACACAAGTTTTATAAAAAACTGTatgttaatatatgtaaagtgtAAAGATGCAAAACTGAAGAATATTAATCCCTATGTAACTTTTGATAGAACAACTAATGAAAGAATTCTAGGCACTTTGGATTAGATAGAAGGtcgtggagggaaagggaggtatGGAGgtgaaaagatggtggaatgaatcaaacattattaccttatattaCACTACTGATGAAGTTCTACATCATGTTCAATtataagaatgagaagttacactatATTTATGTATGATTTGTCAATATGTACTCTATAGTTATgcgtaactaattagaacaatttttttaaaccttaaaaaagaaatctattggAATAAATAGCCAAAGAGAAAGGTGGCAGTAGAAATAATTaggtttattcttattttatgctTTAGATATTCATCCTCTGAAAATCACTTTTCACTTTCAGCTCCATGAATTTCTGCAAAAATGCCAACTTGAAAGAAGTTTTGTTAAGAAGAAAATTGTGAATGAGAATATTTCAACAACTAAGCTTGACATCTTCAATTATCAGTCATTGCTGAATGGAACTAAGGCCCATGTGAAAGTTGGAGAGTTTGTTTTTGAATCAAACAATGTTCAGCACCTTTCCTTAAATGATAAGCTGATAACATGGGGTGAACACTTCAATGAGGTAAGCATCCTAAGGTGGGACCATGGTGATATTTATCAGAACAAAATGCTCTAATAGGATTTAGGTAATCACTAAATTCCTAATTCCACTAGGTAGAGAGTCTCCTTATTTTCTGCTGTGCTGGAACACAAAGTATGTGGACTTTCTGGCCTCAAAATCACTGTGGaagctatttattttaaatgaaatagaccatattttctgTCCTTGTCATGCTCAAATAGATCTGCTCCTGCAGAGTAAGAATATATCAATATAGCAATTTTTCTACATTACATACATTCTAGAAGATTTATGACATCAGTAACGAAAATGAGGGACTCAGATGagacataaaataattgtttGGTCATAAAAATACTCTCCTCAACTGCATTTAataatttctcaatttatttaactattataTCCATATTTTAGTTCCcattaaaacttttttaagtCTCTAAGCATTGTAGCTATATTATACTGAAAAGACTGATGAAGCACAGTAAGGTGAACATTacagttgttaaatattttccaaaagttcaGTAGTTCTTGGTTAAGTTGTGCTACACAGAAGTTCTACAGTCTTCTACTATATGCTCTTACCAAATAGTACTAATCAACTTACTTTCCTTCTTCCCCTGTCTCTGACACAGACTCCCTCAGCTGTTTGTAGTCAAAGTTGTCCACCTGGATTCAGGAAAACAGCTCTTGAAAGAAaaccattttgttgttttgattgtATTCCCTGTCCAGATGGGGAGATTGCCAATGAAACAAGTAGgcatttctgaaaattattctaaatgtGAAATGGCATACAATGAAATGTGGGTcaagaataaatgaatttcatactTATAAACCTAAATACTGAGAGAAAATAacttatcctttaaaaaattttttcctccaatttctGAGTGGAAATTGGCTAAGTTGGTTCAGGTTAATAGCAT
This window encodes:
- the LOC113201642 gene encoding vomeronasal type-2 receptor 26-like — encoded protein: MKLSLDFPLLVTIIFVSQEENSILSLNVPASPGYYQDGDFIIGGLFSLRVTDDNTRFGFKDNVYIQENVYMDLTKHYQHLLAMVFAIEKINKDLNILFNMSLGFHLFNVDFIETKAVKSSMSLLSGKSPPIPNYDCRSEKRNKLVAVVGGVSTQITAQSSQVLSLYNVPQISYGPFDYSLRDRVHFQSLYQFPMNPTALYQGFIQLMMHFGWIWVGLVVPDDIRGEMFLRDMTQEMINSGLCVAFAERIPEFPAMDTINNQIFVERFTFSNVTVVFGDTYSLLRFVYKIFCNIIFGNVWVTTSYWDITISPFGQKLSYTYFGGGLSFSVHMDEIPGFEGFLKNVQPAKYPQDIVIQDVWSILFECPYLDQHGIRELSKCEQNGTLETRGLHVWDMNTSPQSYNVYGAVHVIAKALHEELSLKLEEESLDNGANVAPHPWQLHEFLQKCQLERSFVKKKIVNENISTTKLDIFNYQSLLNGTKAHVKVGEFVFESNNVQHLSLNDKLITWGEHFNETPSAVCSQSCPPGFRKTALERKPFCCFDCIPCPDGEIANETNMDQCIKCPEDKYPNRQKNECLPKIIMFLSYEDPLGAVLVSMALGLSVLTALILGLFIQYRDTPIVRANNRNLSYLLLVALMLCFFCSLVFIGQPSPVTCILRQTFFGVVFSVAVSAILAKTFIVIVAFKTVTPRSKFQMWMVTRFSNAIVFSGSFIQVCICTIWLGTSPPFPDMDAQSEFGQIILQCNEGSTAAFYCVLGYLGFLALLSLMIAFLARRLPDSFNEAKLITFSMLVFCSVWICFMPTYLSTKGKTMVALETFSILASSAGLLGCIFLPKCYLILLKANNISRKKFLNKFLQ